In Corylus avellana chromosome ca2, CavTom2PMs-1.0, the following proteins share a genomic window:
- the LOC132172353 gene encoding peroxidase 19: MSVLSSSSSSSSFVLTCLLIITFHSSNCLAKDTNATRRHRQVSSDYYATSCPQLEQLIGSVTSQRFKEEPVSGPATIRLFFHDCFVEGCDASILISSKPGSKQLAEKYAEDNKDLREEGFETIMKAKALVESKCPGVVSCADILAIAARDFVHLAGGPYYQVKKGRWDGSISMASRVAPNIPRANSTVDQLLKLFGSKGLTAEDLVVLSGAHTIGFAHCRNFVSRLYNYRGTKQPDPAIDPRLLKALTMSCPRYGGNTDIVAPFDVTTPFLFDHAYYGNLEAKLGLLATDQGLFLDPRTKPVVQALAKDKNKFFQAFAAAMEKMGSIGVKRGGKHGEKRKDCSMHIS, from the exons ATGTCTGtcctttcctcttcttcttcttcctcttcctttgTTTTGACTTGTTTGCTCATCATCACCTTCCACTCCTCAAATTGTTTAGCCAAAGACACCAATGCCACTCGCCGCCACCGCCAAGTCTCCTCTGACTATTACGCCACATCATGCCCCCAGCTGGAGCAGCTCATTGGGTCTGTCACCAGCCAACGGTTCAAAGAAGAACCGGTCTCCGGTCCGGCCACCATTCGCCTCTTCTTCCATGACTGCTTTGTAGAA GGCTGTGATGCATCGATATTGATATCATCGAAGCCGGGAAGCAAACAGTTGGCGGAGAAGTATGCAGAGGATAACAAGGACCTGAGGGAAGAGGGGTTTGAGACGATAATGAAGGCCAAAGCCTTGGTGGAGAGCAAGTGCCCTGGTGTAGTTTCTTGTGCTGACATTTTAGCAATTGCAGCCAGAGACTTTGTGCATTTG GCAGGGGGTCCTTACTACCAAGTGAAAAAAGGAAGGTGGGATGGAAGCATATCAATGGCATCAAGGGTAGCCCCGAACATCCCGCGCGCAAATTCCACCGTCGATCAGCTACTCAAGCTCTTCGGCTCCAAAGGGTTAACAGCGGAAGACTTAGTCGTCCTCTCGGGCGCGCATACAATCGGCTTTGCGCACTGCCGGAATTTTGTAAGCAGACTTTACAACTATCGTGGCACCAAGCAGCCGGACCCGGCCATCGATCCGAGGCTCCTCAAGGCATTGACAATGTCGTGCCCACGCTATGGTGGCAACACTGACATTGTTGCACCATTTGATGTTACCACCCCATTCTTGTTTGATCATGCTTATTATGGCAATTTGGAAGCTAAACTCGGGTTATTAGCGACGGACCAAGGTTTGTTTTTGGACCCGCGGACCAAACCAGTTGTTCAAGCTTTGGCAAAGGATAAGAACAAGTTTTTCCAAGCTTTTGCAGCAGCCATGGAGAAAATGGGTTCAATTGGGGTGAAGAGGGGAGGAAAACATggagagaaaaggaaagattgtaGTATGCATATCTCCTGA
- the LOC132172680 gene encoding uncharacterized protein LOC132172680 — MLALSAFPSLVTTRTKPTFASTSKAEPIRAMRAVVQRVASASVEVEGRIVSEIGPGLLVLVGIHESDSDSDADFICRKVLNMRLFPNENTGKGWDQNVMQRNYEVLLVSQFTLYGFLKGNKPDFHVAMPPQTAKPFYASLVERFRKSYDPAAIKDGVFGAMMKVNLVNDGPVTMQLDSHAPKNSNGAVEES; from the exons ATGCTCGCTCTCTCTGCCTTCCCTTCCTTAGTAACCACACGCACCAAGCCGACGTTCGCCAGTACCAGCAAAGCCGAGCCAATCAGAGCAATGCGAGCCGTGGTTCAGCGAGTCGCCTCCGCAAGCGTcgag GTCGAGGGGCGCATCGTATCGGAAATTGGGCCGGGTCTGCTTGTCCTCGTCGGAATCCACGAGTCCGACTCCGACTCCGATGCTGACTTCAT TTGTCGTAAGGTCTTGAATATGAGGTTGTTCCCTAATGAAAATACCGGCAAAGGATGGGACCAAAAT GTAATGCAGAGAAACTATGAAGTTCTACTAG TGAGTCAGTTTACATTATATGGATTCTTGAAGGGTAACAAGCCAGACTTCCACGTGGCAATGCCGCCCCAAACGGCGAAGCCCTTCTATGCATCTCTAGTTGAGAGGTTCCGGAAGTCCTATGATCCGGCCGCCATCAAAG ATGGTGTATTTGGAGCAATGATGAAG GTCAATTTGGTTAACGATGGACCGGTCACGATGCAGCTCGACTCACATGCCCCAAA GAATTCAAATGGGGCAGTGGAGGAATCATAA
- the LOC132172679 gene encoding negative regulator of systemic acquired resistance SNI1 isoform X2, whose protein sequence is MEIPSSRRTIGGGIEENILAILDASEARDSQDAIDDSIAFLDAVRAASIVPESGRPPTNKMWEAVFQILRVGKSLELIMASFQLLNELDKRYPRVYSSNSNKSKSSSNAPPELVVVKEAWSPFFPGLGTSISEREAAGKNSGGPLDSSSFQLLIQDLAEVNRKANFQTLDTKSLGSMLLFQYLVNFLEGDILPRNSVHEETLNWTFLRESLLNMLLGSRKLNYKGLVRDCLAIMCGLSQIQSAFSNNKIYPENSVAKPPDNCDTAVAIALPEIGKKTCIAMQKLLILIMELDISKKKAEMQGYTTRADGVRTPLVEVILDELTYNSEILSPFLQPSIRTRRSNGSSDDATFSGALKCFSSSTSTKGIIKKIGIEVIQLLLAHGFKAHLFLSTEQCPALGISDCKEDVSGNSLVEVCKNMISAFHSMRRVDEHMEVLSFGKEALFTAATILSTKS, encoded by the exons ATGGAGATCCCTAGCAGTAGGCGAACCATCGGAGGAGGAATCGAAGAGAACATCTTGGCTATTCTCGACGCCTCGGAGGCTAGAGACTCTCAGGACGCCATCGATGATA GTATTGCTTTTCTGGATGCTGTACGTGCTGCTTCGATTGTTCCAGAAAGTGGAAGACCTCCAACCAA CAAAATGTGGGAGGCGGTGTTCCAAATCTTGAGAGTTGGGAAATCTCTAGAACTGATAATGGCAAGCTTTCAGCTTTTGAATGAGTTAGATAAG CGATACCCTCGGGTGTATTCATCCAATTCAAATAAGTCCAAATCATCATCTAATGCTCCTCCTGAACTAGTTGTGGTTAAAGAG GCTTGGTCGCCATTTTTTCCAGGCTTGGGTACAAGTATTAGTGAGAGGGAAGCAGCTGGTAAAAACTCTGGTGGACCACTTGATTCCTCT AGTTTTCAACTTCTGATACAAGACCTTGCTGAAGTGAATCGTAAAGCAAACTTTCAAACATTAGACACCAAg TCCCTGGGGAGCATGTTGCTTTTCCAGTATCTTGTGAATTTTCTTGAAGGAGATATACTACCTCGTAACAGTGTACATGAAG AAACTTTGAACTGGACATTTCTGAGGGAATCTTTGCTCAACATGCTTCTG GGGTCAAGAAAATTAAACTACAAAGGCTTAGTGAGGGATTGCCTGGCCATTATGTGTGGActatctcaaattcaatctGCATTTAGTAATAATAAGATATATCCAGAGAATTCTGTGGCAAAACCACCTGATAATTGTGACACTGCTGTGGCAATTGCTTTGCCTGAAATAGGAAAGAAGACCTGCATTGCCATGCAGAAACTTCTAATACTG ATTATGGAGCTTGATATATCGAAGAAGAAAGCAGAAATGCAAGGTTATACTACGAGAGCTGATGGTGTGAG AACCCCACTGGTAGAGGTAATTCTGGATGAACTAACTTACAATAGTGAGATCCTTTCCCCATTTCTTCAG CCTTCTATTCGCACACGGAGATCGAATGGTTCTTCAGATGATGCAACATTTAGTGGAGCTTTGAAGTGCTTTTCAAGTAGTACTAGCACAAAAGGCATCATAAAAAAGATTGGTATAGAAGTAATTCAGTTGCTTTTAGCACATGGTTTTAAG GCTCATTTGTTTCTATCGACCGAACAATGTCCTGCTCTAGGTATCTCAGATTGCAAGGAAGATGTGAGCGGCAACTCTCTTGTGGAAGTATGCAAGAATATGATCTCTGCTTTCCATAGTATGAGAAGAGTAGATGA GCACATGGAGGTTTTGTCATTTGGAAAGGAAGCACTGTTTACAGCAGCAACAATACTCTCTACAAAGTCATAG
- the LOC132172679 gene encoding negative regulator of systemic acquired resistance SNI1 isoform X1, giving the protein MEIPSSRRTIGGGIEENILAILDASEARDSQDAIDDSIAFLDAVRAASIVPESGRPPTNKMWEAVFQILRVGKSLELIMASFQLLNELDKRYPRVYSSNSNKSKSSSNAPPELVVVKEAWSPFFPGLGTSISEREAAGKNSGGPLDSSSFQLLIQDLAEVNRKANFQTLDTKSLGSMLLFQYLVNFLEGDILPRNSVHEETLNWTFLRESLLNMLLGSRKLNYKGLVRDCLAIMCGLSQIQSAFSNNKIYPENSVAKPPDNCDTAVAIALPEIGKKTCIAMQKLLILIMELDISKKKAEMQGYTTRADGVRTPLVEVILDELTYNSEILSPFLQVFNEPKWKLEIILQYFWKYTAKPSIRTRRSNGSSDDATFSGALKCFSSSTSTKGIIKKIGIEVIQLLLAHGFKAHLFLSTEQCPALGISDCKEDVSGNSLVEVCKNMISAFHSMRRVDEHMEVLSFGKEALFTAATILSTKS; this is encoded by the exons ATGGAGATCCCTAGCAGTAGGCGAACCATCGGAGGAGGAATCGAAGAGAACATCTTGGCTATTCTCGACGCCTCGGAGGCTAGAGACTCTCAGGACGCCATCGATGATA GTATTGCTTTTCTGGATGCTGTACGTGCTGCTTCGATTGTTCCAGAAAGTGGAAGACCTCCAACCAA CAAAATGTGGGAGGCGGTGTTCCAAATCTTGAGAGTTGGGAAATCTCTAGAACTGATAATGGCAAGCTTTCAGCTTTTGAATGAGTTAGATAAG CGATACCCTCGGGTGTATTCATCCAATTCAAATAAGTCCAAATCATCATCTAATGCTCCTCCTGAACTAGTTGTGGTTAAAGAG GCTTGGTCGCCATTTTTTCCAGGCTTGGGTACAAGTATTAGTGAGAGGGAAGCAGCTGGTAAAAACTCTGGTGGACCACTTGATTCCTCT AGTTTTCAACTTCTGATACAAGACCTTGCTGAAGTGAATCGTAAAGCAAACTTTCAAACATTAGACACCAAg TCCCTGGGGAGCATGTTGCTTTTCCAGTATCTTGTGAATTTTCTTGAAGGAGATATACTACCTCGTAACAGTGTACATGAAG AAACTTTGAACTGGACATTTCTGAGGGAATCTTTGCTCAACATGCTTCTG GGGTCAAGAAAATTAAACTACAAAGGCTTAGTGAGGGATTGCCTGGCCATTATGTGTGGActatctcaaattcaatctGCATTTAGTAATAATAAGATATATCCAGAGAATTCTGTGGCAAAACCACCTGATAATTGTGACACTGCTGTGGCAATTGCTTTGCCTGAAATAGGAAAGAAGACCTGCATTGCCATGCAGAAACTTCTAATACTG ATTATGGAGCTTGATATATCGAAGAAGAAAGCAGAAATGCAAGGTTATACTACGAGAGCTGATGGTGTGAG AACCCCACTGGTAGAGGTAATTCTGGATGAACTAACTTACAATAGTGAGATCCTTTCCCCATTTCTTCAG GTATTCAATGAACCTAAATGGAAACTGGAAATAATTTTGCAGTATTTCTGGAAATACACAGCTAAG CCTTCTATTCGCACACGGAGATCGAATGGTTCTTCAGATGATGCAACATTTAGTGGAGCTTTGAAGTGCTTTTCAAGTAGTACTAGCACAAAAGGCATCATAAAAAAGATTGGTATAGAAGTAATTCAGTTGCTTTTAGCACATGGTTTTAAG GCTCATTTGTTTCTATCGACCGAACAATGTCCTGCTCTAGGTATCTCAGATTGCAAGGAAGATGTGAGCGGCAACTCTCTTGTGGAAGTATGCAAGAATATGATCTCTGCTTTCCATAGTATGAGAAGAGTAGATGA GCACATGGAGGTTTTGTCATTTGGAAAGGAAGCACTGTTTACAGCAGCAACAATACTCTCTACAAAGTCATAG
- the LOC132171957 gene encoding GDSL esterase/lipase At5g45950, which translates to MARKVTMAMILTLAALVAPLLSDALDIGQIRALAARHNVSCILVFGDSSVDPGNNNILQTTMKSNFPPYGKDFFNGRPTGRFSDGRLATDFIAEAIGYTKVIPAFLDPKLRPSDLVHGVSFASAASGYDDLTANISNVLPVSQQLKYFLHYKIHLRKVVGEKKAKDIVKYGVFVMSMGTNDFLQNYYLQSMRTDQFTLTGYQNYLVSCMSHDIEVMHRLGATRLVVVGVPPFGCMPLVKTIMGTTTCVESYNAAASSFNSKMNQKLAILKKKLGMKIAFVDTYRIVEHAVNNPTIYGLKETSKGCCGTGTIEYGDSCKGLSTCSDPSKYAFWDAVHPTEKMNKIIADEAVKSLGVELLS; encoded by the exons ATGGCGAGGAAGGTGACAATGGCGATGATTTTAACCTTGGCAGCTCTGGTGGCGCCTCTGCTCTCGGACGCTCTGGACATCGGTCAGATTAGGGCACTGGCAGCTCGACATAACGTGTCATGCATTCTTGTGTTCGGAGATTCCAGCGTTGATCCTGGAAATAACAACATTCTTCAGACGACAATGAAGAGCAACTTCCCTCCTTATGGGAAGGACTTCTTCAATGGCCGTCCGACCGGAAGGTTTAGTGATGGAAGACTTGCCACGGACTTCATTG CTGAGGCCATTGGGTACACGAAAGTAATCCCAGCCTTTCTTGACCCGAAATTAAGGCCTTCAGATCTGGTGCATGGTGTTAGTTTTGCATCAGCAGCTTCAGGCTACGATGATCTTACTGCCAATATTTCG AATGTATTACCCGTATCCCAACAGCTGAAGTATTTTTTGCATTACAAAATCCACCTGAGAAAGGTGGTGGGTGAGAAGAAGGCAAAAGATATAGTCAAGTATGGTGTGTTTGTAATGAGTATGGGCACAAATGATTTTCTGCAGAATTACTACCTGCAGTCAATGCGCACCGACCAATTCACCCTCACGGGCTACCAGAATTACTTGGTCTCTTGCATGTCCCATGACATtgag GTAATGCATAGACTAGGAGCCACAAGATTGGTTGTTGTCGGGGTCCCACCATTTGGGTGCATGCCACTTGTCAAGACAATAATGGGCACGACAACATGTGTGGAAAGCTACAATGCAGCTGCCTCCTCATTCAATTCCAAGATGAACCAAAAGCTTGCAATCCTCAAGAAAAAGTTGGGGATGAAAATTGCCTTCGTTGATACTTACAGAATTGTAGAACATGCAGTAAACAACCCAACAATATATG gTTTGAAGGAAACTTCGAAGGGATGTTGCGGTACAGGAACCATAGAGTATGGTGATTCATGCAAGGGGTTAAGCACATGCAGTGATCCATCAAAATATGCATTCTGGGATGCTGTTCATCCCactgaaaaaatgaataagatCATCGCCGATGAGGCTGTCAAATCGCTCGGTGTTGAACTCTTAAGCTAA
- the LOC132169788 gene encoding GDSL esterase/lipase At5g45960, with protein MGFSDEHSLPLLLFFLHMLCFVSTDEASNKKVSALLVFGDSTVDPGNNNNLTTVFKSNFRPYGRDFATQMPTGRFTDGRLTTDFVASYVGVKENLPPYLDSTLSIEEMMTGVSFASGGSGYDPLTPRLSNVIPISKQLQYFREYKERLESAKGKEITEHHINKALFIISAGTNDFVVNYFSVPIRRQFYTVSTYHQFLLQQAKEYIQSLCDEGARKIAVVGLPPMGCLPVVVTLYSNRSAILQRGCVEQYSSIARDYNLMLQNELKLMQPSLANNGAKVYYIDIYGPLIDMIQDQAKFGFNNVNVGCCGTGYLEASFLCNPTSSVCTDPSKYVFWDSIHPTGEAYHNLFNGIRSTLDLIINT; from the exons ATGGGATTCTCCGACGAAcattctcttcctcttcttctcttctttctccacaTGTTATGCTTCGTGTCAACAGACGAGGCTTCCAACAAGAAGGTTTCAGCCTTGTTAGTGTTTGGTGACTCCACTGTCGACCCTGGAAACAACAACAATTTAACCACCGTTTTCAAGAGCAATTTTCGTCCCTATGGGAGAGACTTTGCAACCCAAATGCCCACCGGAAGGTTCACTGATGGACGGCTTACCACTGACTTTGTTG CTTCCTATGTAGGTGTAAAGGAGAATCTGCCACCATATTTGGACTCTACTCTTAGCATTGAAGAGATGATGACAGGAGTTAGTTTTGCGTCCGGCGGCTCTGGATATGATCCACTTACACCAAGGCTTAGT AATGTAATTCCAATATCAAAGCAACTGCAGTATTTTAGAGAGTACAAGGAAAGACTTGAGTCAGCGAAAGGGAAGGAAATAACAGAACATCATATTAACAAGGCATTGTTCATCATCAGTGCTGGTACAAACGACTTTGTGGTCAACTACTTTAGTGTTCCAATTAGACGACAGTTCTATACTGTCTCAACTTACCATCAATTCTTGCTTCAGCAGGCTAAAGAGTACATACAG AGTTTGTGTGACGAGGGCGCTCGAAAGATAGCGGTGGTCGGGCTACCCCCGATGGGTTGCTTGCCAGTTGTTGTCACTCTTTATTCCAACAGAAGTGCCATTCTCCAACGTGGTTGTGTGGAACAGTATTCCTCCATTGCAAGAGATTACAATCTAATGCTTCAAAATGAATTGAAGTTGATGCAGCCAAGCTTAGCAAACAATGGTGCTAAGGTCTATTACATTGACATATATGGACCGCTCATCGACATGATTCAAGACCAAGCAAAATTTG GTTTTAATAATGTCAATGTCGGATGTTGTGGGACAGGATACCTTGAAGCTTCATTCTTATGTAATCCGACGTCGTCTGTGTGCACTGATCCATCTAAGTACGTATTTTGGGACTCCATACATCCTACGGGAGAGGCTTATCACAACCTTTTCAATGGCATTCGTTCTACACTAGACCTCATCATCAACACTTAA